One Hypomesus transpacificus isolate Combined female chromosome 21, fHypTra1, whole genome shotgun sequence genomic region harbors:
- the LOC124483436 gene encoding group XIIB secretory phospholipase A2-like protein has product MFYRAPLSLLLILGLCIHGASSQEVDAPPPEAGQADPQAEEEDSDWGLNSLRGSFEAVNGYFDSMLELLGGRDGVCQYRCRFGKAPVPRPDYQMPEPNGCSSYFMGLPVPNGVDLGIPAMTKCCNQLDMCYDTCGSNKYRCDSKFRFCLHSICSDLKKSLGFVSKVAACEAVADTLFNTVWTLGCRPYMNSQREACLCGGEERDEL; this is encoded by the exons ATGTTTTACAGGGCGCCCCTCTCCCTGCTATTGATTCTGGGCCTCTGCATCCATGGAGCGTCCAGCCAAGAGGTCGACGCCCCGCCACCAGAGGCAGGACAAGCTGATCCACAGGCTGAGGAAGAGGACTCTGATTGGGGCCTGAACTCCCTGAGGGGCAGCTTTGAGGCAGTCAATGGATACTTTGATTCGATGCTGGAGCTATTGGGGGGACGAGATGGAGTGTGCCAGTACCGCTGTCGCTTTG GCAAAGCTCCTGTCCCTCGACCAGACTATCAGATGCCGGAGCCGAACGGGTGCAGCTCTTACTTCATGGGCCTCCCTGTGCCTAATGGG GTGGATCTGGGCATCCCTGCCATGACCAAGTGCTGTAATCAGCTGGACATGTGTTACGACACCTGCGGCTCCAACAAGTACCGCTGCGACTCCAAGTTCCGCTTCTGCCTCCACAGCATCTGCTCAGACCTCAAGAAAAGCCTCGGTTTCGTGTCAAAGGTC gcaGCCTGCGAGGCGGTGGCAGACACCCTGTTCAACACGGTGTGGACTCTGGGCTGTAGACCCTACATGAACAGCCAGCGGGAAGCCTGCctgtgtgggggagaggagcgggACGAACTCTGA